A window of Numenius arquata chromosome 6, bNumArq3.hap1.1, whole genome shotgun sequence contains these coding sequences:
- the LOC141465855 gene encoding acyl-coenzyme A thioesterase 1-like: protein MWRAVAAAAASAPARALCRAPPPLHPPPRRRAVSLAVSPAAGLADERVETRVAGLGPGQPVTLRAVAADDSGCLFQSCAHYRADSRGELHLGTDASHGGDYTGVEPMGLFWSLAPAGMEKPYQRLLPRSTGTPMKVEMLVHRGHSHPGAIPGPVVAKAEVERWFTAPGVRRIRLKEGVVRGSLFLPPGDGPFPGVIDMYGDEGGLIEFRSSLLATHGFAALSLPYFDFEDLPKVMKEFKLEYFEEAARFLQRHPKVKGPGVGVIGTGKGAELALSMITFLPEVVAAVCISGCSSNTVADLHYGEMTLPGLRFDMNKVSVSEAGVFDTFEALDDPTNPANSPCVIPVEKAEGRFLLVVGEDDRVWKSSLYAELAIGRLRQHGKENFELLSYPGAGHRIDPPSTPFCQVALDRVLGVPVLGGGESKAHAHAQEHSWGKIQEFLHLHLG, encoded by the exons ATGTGGAGAGcggtcgctgccgccgccgcctcggccccgGCGCGGGCCCTGTGTCGCGCCCCGCCGCCCCTTCATCCTCCGCCGCGGAGGCGGGCTGTAAGCCTGGCCGTGTCCCCCGCCGCCGGTCTGGCGGACGAGCGGGTGGAAACGCGGGTGGCGGGGCTGGGCCCGGGGCAGCCGGTCACCCTGCGGGCGGTGGCGGCCGATGACAGCGGCTGCCTCTTCCAGTCGTGCGCGCACTACCGGGCGGACAGCCGCGGAGAGCTGCACCTGGGCACCGACGCCTCGCACGGCGGGGACTACACCGGCGTGGAGCCCATGGGGCTCTTCTGGAGCCTCGCCCCCGCCGGCATGGAGAAGCCGTACCAGCGGCTCCTTCCCCGCAGCACCGGCACCCCGATGAAGGTGGAGATGTTGGTCCACCGGGGCCACAGCCATCCCGGCGCTATTCCCGGGCCGGTGGTGGCCAAGGCCGAGGTGGAGAGGTGGTTCACGGCCCCCGGCGTGCGGAGGATCCGGCTGAAGGAGGGAGTCGTAAGGGGTTCCCTCTTCCTGCCGCCGG GGGATGGCCCGTTTCCAGGAGTGATTGACATGTATGGTGATGAAGGAGGTTTGATTGAATTTAGATCCAGCCTCCTGGCTACCCACGGTTTTGCTGCCCTTTCTCTGCCATATTTTGACTTTGAAGATCTGCCTAAGGTCATGAAAGAATTCAAACTCGAGTACTTTGAGGAGGCAGCTAGATTCCTGCAGCGTCACCCAAAG GTGAAGGGACCAGGAGTTGGAGTGATCGGGACTGGGAAAGGGGCAGAATTAGCACTTTCCATGATCACCTTCCTGCCGGAAGTAGTGGCTGCTGTCTGTATCTCCGGCTGTAGTTCAAACACAGTTGCAGACCTCCATTATGGTGAGATGACTCTGCCTGGGCTGCGTTTTGATATGAATAAGGTCAGTGTTTCGGAAGCTGGTGTATTTGACACTTTTGAAGCTCTGGATGACCCAACAAATCCTGCTAATTCTCCTTGTGTGATCCCTGTTGAAAAAGCAGAAGGCCGCTTTCTCTTAGTGGTAGGGGAAGATGATCGTGTGTGGAAGAGCTCCTTATATGCCGAGCTGGCAATCGGGCGTCTACGCCAGCATGGGAAAGAAAACTTTGAACTCTTGAGTTATCCAGGAGCAGGTCACCGAATCGATCCTCCTTCTACTCCGTTTTGTCAGGTAGCTCTGGATCGTGTTCTGGGGGTGCCTGTTCTGGGGGGTGGAGAGAGCAAAGCACATGCCCACGCACAGGAACACTCCTGGGGAAAGATTCAGGAGTTTCTGCACTTGCACTTGGGATGA
- the DNAL1 gene encoding dynein axonemal light chain 1 isoform X2 has translation MAKATTIKEALAKWEEKNGQKASEAKEVKLYGQIPPVETMDESLSTLVNCEKLSLSTNRIERIANLNSLKNLKILSLGRNNIKNLNGLEAVADTLEELWISYNFIEKLRGIRVMKKLKVLYMSNNLVKDWGNPLQEKYTSDQNSWFEEATKRVPKLRKLDGTPVIKKEEDEEGAN, from the exons ATG GCAAAAGCAACAACTATCAAGGAAGCTCTGGCCAAATGG gaagaaaaaaatggccagaaggcttcagaggcaaaggaggTGAAACTGTACGGTCAGATTCCTCCTGTCGAAACGATGGATGAATCTCTCTCCACGCTTGTTAACTGCGA GAAACTATCGCTGTCTACAAACCGCATTGAAAGAATCGCCAACTTGAACAGCCTAA aaaatttgAAGATTCTGTCTTTGGGAAGAAATAACATAAAGAACTTGAATGGATTG GAGGCAGTTGCAGATACTTTAGAGGAGCTGTGGATCTCATACAACTTCATTGAGAAACTGAGGGGTATCCGTGTAATGAAGAAGCTGAAGGTTCTTTATATGTCAAATAATTTGGTGAAAGACTGGG GCAATCCACTGCAAGAGAAATACACCTCTGATCAGAACAGTTGGTTTGAAGAAGCAACCAAACGGGTACCCAAGCTGAGAAAGCTGGACG GTACCCcagttattaaaaaagaagaagatgaagaaggagCAAACTGA
- the DNAL1 gene encoding dynein axonemal light chain 1 isoform X1 encodes MAKATTIKEALAKWEEKNGQKASEAKEVKLYGQIPPVETMDESLSTLVNCEKLSLSTNRIERIANLNSLKNLKILSLGRNNIKNLNGLEAVADTLEELWISYNFIEKLRGIRVMKKLKVLYMSNNLVKDWAEFVRLAELPLLEDLVFTGNPLQEKYTSDQNSWFEEATKRVPKLRKLDGTPVIKKEEDEEGAN; translated from the exons ATG GCAAAAGCAACAACTATCAAGGAAGCTCTGGCCAAATGG gaagaaaaaaatggccagaaggcttcagaggcaaaggaggTGAAACTGTACGGTCAGATTCCTCCTGTCGAAACGATGGATGAATCTCTCTCCACGCTTGTTAACTGCGA GAAACTATCGCTGTCTACAAACCGCATTGAAAGAATCGCCAACTTGAACAGCCTAA aaaatttgAAGATTCTGTCTTTGGGAAGAAATAACATAAAGAACTTGAATGGATTG GAGGCAGTTGCAGATACTTTAGAGGAGCTGTGGATCTCATACAACTTCATTGAGAAACTGAGGGGTATCCGTGTAATGAAGAAGCTGAAGGTTCTTTATATGTCAAATAATTTGGTGAAAGACTGGG CAGAGTTTGTGAGACTGGCAGAGCTGCCATTACTAGAGGATCTGGTGTTTACAGGCAATCCACTGCAAGAGAAATACACCTCTGATCAGAACAGTTGGTTTGAAGAAGCAACCAAACGGGTACCCAAGCTGAGAAAGCTGGACG GTACCCcagttattaaaaaagaagaagatgaagaaggagCAAACTGA